A single Natranaerobius thermophilus JW/NM-WN-LF DNA region contains:
- a CDS encoding YheC/YheD family protein: MIPVTIMTSNENVISISDKENIILKSLGEKKTDVQLIAGNRTCWIKLKLVSKKGFDNIFYMTESVKEELMLSDSYQLNLKLTEQGLELGPFLGVLISESKHEKLVIGDFDSIYSNFQNWMAQKNGLIYFFTLKDIDINNLIVTGHYWDKDSNWSQKKFPFPKVVYDRCFGLEGRADSYKLRSLVNTHGLNTFIYNWPVKIGKLETYESLKTFPYLKGVIPPFIDYSRENLQKFINDHKAIILKPDKMYKGKGIASLEKKDEKYILKYSLEDETNESDNDQIKHEFEDLDSAIQKINEILDISRGYVIQKKITLGTFLGNNFDIRVMLQRRHRYKWEVTGINARISPTDSIITSPRSGGKVIAIDKLLKRVFPGKEEYVKNRIISVSKRIGTSLEEKYGFIGELGVDLALEANGAISLIEVNSKPLKVSFNRLKNKGLKKRINQIPILLGCELSGFDPAKIHPKQKLTSEYNKNDVFQFKKSPNKIIGNELEYPPIYLNNYQIKLFKLNEYDKVEVQIGQKSEEMIVKQQNFDSDPNFVYLDSKAYEDFAIPSNTLVKFIAKKGSKLQFGITMGITISSTTFKFLKSNEQGTELDETVHLASQYGVMFYCIDLESIDWNKQTIKGLYYDINSQKWRESQLQFPQILYDQATYPGEPVRRQTIKEQNQSLRQNLSELEAINNKRFFGKWETWDSVNFFEELKQHLPETRILTSNNLHEMLAKYQMIYCKSNYGSHGTEVVRIYNYNHGYCCEIGGKTVETWTFLDKKVLIKFVIELVGENGIVQQPVYLANLNGRPFDMRILAQKDHSNSWSLTVISIRIGQKNAVITNVAGGADELIVVPGDKLAYPIPGWEILHEFTTKICDAIEASFGMQGEIGLDVAVDVNQQLWLIEANSKPDIAGLNNVMPQIDYRRILSMPILYATYLLDQMEYG, from the coding sequence ATGATTCCAGTAACAATAATGACCAGCAATGAAAATGTTATTTCAATATCTGATAAAGAAAATATAATTTTAAAAAGCTTAGGGGAAAAGAAAACCGATGTTCAGCTAATTGCTGGTAACAGAACCTGCTGGATTAAGCTAAAGCTTGTTTCTAAAAAAGGTTTTGATAATATTTTTTATATGACAGAATCAGTGAAAGAAGAGTTAATGTTATCCGATTCCTATCAATTAAATTTGAAACTAACTGAACAAGGCCTTGAATTAGGTCCTTTTTTGGGTGTTTTAATCAGCGAAAGTAAACACGAAAAACTAGTGATTGGTGACTTTGATAGTATATACTCGAATTTTCAAAATTGGATGGCACAAAAAAATGGACTAATTTACTTTTTTACTCTAAAAGATATTGATATAAATAATCTAATAGTCACAGGACATTATTGGGATAAAGATTCAAACTGGTCACAAAAGAAATTTCCTTTTCCTAAAGTAGTATATGACCGTTGCTTTGGATTAGAAGGAAGGGCTGATTCGTACAAACTAAGGTCCTTAGTAAATACTCATGGTCTTAACACATTTATTTATAACTGGCCTGTTAAAATTGGCAAACTGGAAACATACGAATCTTTAAAAACATTCCCCTATTTAAAAGGAGTAATTCCGCCTTTTATAGATTACTCTCGAGAAAACCTGCAAAAATTTATTAATGACCACAAGGCCATCATATTAAAACCGGATAAAATGTATAAAGGTAAAGGAATTGCTTCATTAGAAAAAAAAGACGAAAAATATATACTAAAATACAGTTTAGAAGATGAAACTAATGAATCAGATAACGATCAAATCAAGCATGAATTTGAAGATCTAGATTCAGCTATACAAAAAATCAATGAAATTTTAGATATTTCTAGGGGGTATGTAATTCAAAAGAAAATAACCTTAGGGACTTTCTTAGGGAATAATTTTGATATTAGGGTGATGTTACAACGAAGACATCGTTATAAATGGGAGGTAACGGGAATAAATGCTCGTATTTCACCAACTGATAGTATAATTACAAGTCCAAGAAGTGGTGGTAAGGTAATAGCTATAGATAAACTGCTTAAAAGGGTATTTCCAGGCAAAGAGGAGTACGTAAAAAATAGGATAATATCTGTTTCCAAAAGAATTGGCACATCTTTAGAAGAAAAATATGGGTTTATAGGAGAGCTAGGAGTTGACCTGGCATTAGAAGCTAATGGAGCTATTTCATTAATAGAAGTGAATAGTAAACCCTTAAAAGTTAGTTTTAACAGATTAAAAAATAAAGGGCTAAAAAAGAGAATCAACCAAATCCCCATACTTCTAGGGTGTGAATTATCAGGGTTTGACCCAGCTAAAATTCATCCAAAACAAAAATTGACCTCTGAATACAACAAAAATGATGTCTTTCAATTTAAGAAAAGTCCAAATAAAATTATTGGAAATGAATTAGAGTATCCGCCAATATATTTGAATAACTATCAAATAAAATTATTTAAGCTAAATGAATACGATAAAGTAGAAGTACAAATTGGACAAAAGAGTGAGGAAATGATAGTTAAACAACAAAATTTTGATAGTGATCCAAATTTTGTTTATCTTGATAGTAAAGCTTACGAAGATTTTGCTATTCCAAGCAATACCTTAGTAAAGTTTATTGCTAAAAAAGGATCCAAACTCCAGTTTGGTATAACAATGGGGATCACTATTTCATCAACTACATTTAAATTCTTAAAAAGCAACGAACAGGGTACAGAATTGGATGAAACCGTACATTTAGCAAGTCAATACGGTGTTATGTTTTATTGTATTGATTTAGAAAGTATAGATTGGAATAAGCAAACCATTAAAGGACTATATTATGATATAAATTCGCAAAAGTGGAGAGAATCTCAGTTACAGTTTCCTCAAATCCTTTATGATCAAGCTACTTACCCCGGTGAACCTGTTAGAAGACAGACTATAAAGGAGCAAAATCAATCATTAAGACAAAATCTTAGTGAACTAGAAGCAATTAATAATAAGAGGTTTTTTGGTAAATGGGAAACATGGGATAGTGTCAACTTTTTTGAAGAATTGAAACAACATTTACCAGAGACTAGAATACTAACTTCAAACAATTTGCATGAAATGTTAGCAAAATATCAAATGATATATTGTAAAAGTAATTATGGAAGCCATGGTACAGAAGTTGTTAGAATTTATAATTATAATCATGGGTATTGCTGCGAAATAGGGGGGAAAACAGTAGAAACTTGGACTTTTTTAGATAAGAAGGTACTAATTAAATTTGTAATTGAACTTGTAGGAGAGAATGGAATTGTCCAACAGCCTGTTTATTTGGCTAATCTAAATGGCCGCCCCTTTGATATGAGAATTCTAGCTCAGAAGGATCATTCTAACAGTTGGAGCCTTACGGTTATTTCAATTAGGATAGGTCAAAAAAATGCAGTTATAACTAATGTTGCCGGTGGGGCTGATGAGCTGATTGTTGTTCCAGGAGATAAATTAGCATACCCAATCCCTGGTTGGGAAATCCTTCACGAGTTTACTACCAAAATATGTGATGCTATAGAAGCTTCTTTTGGAATGCAAGGGGAGATTGGACTTGATGTAGCGGTGGATGTAAATCAACAGTTATGGTTAATTGAAGCAAATAGTAAACCAGATATAGCTGGTTTGAATAACGTAATGCCACAAATAGATTATAGAAGAATTTTATCTATGCCTATACTTTATGCTACTTACCTTTTAGATCAAATGGAATATGGTTAA
- a CDS encoding ABC transporter ATP-binding protein: protein MTDKVIYNLQNISKTYSDKTVLDIDSLTIRKGEILGLVGPSGAGKSTLLRILNFIEHTDSGEVHFLGKVYNKDSLPDLHTRRKVTTVFQRPYLMTSSVYQNIIYPLKIRKQNYDSQRVEKIINKLGLTQLKNQRADKLSGGEAQRVSLARALIFNPEVILLDEPTSNLDPANVKIIEDMIADYRNEFNATVVMVTHNVFQAKRLATKVSLLYKGKIVEINDKDEFFTNPKHKVTKQFLSGDLVY from the coding sequence GTGACTGATAAAGTGATATATAATCTACAAAATATTTCTAAGACCTATAGTGATAAAACTGTGCTAGATATCGATAGCCTAACTATCCGTAAAGGTGAAATTTTAGGTTTAGTTGGTCCAAGCGGTGCAGGGAAAAGTACATTACTGCGTATTTTGAATTTTATTGAACACACTGACAGTGGAGAAGTACATTTTCTAGGTAAGGTATATAATAAGGACAGCTTACCTGATTTGCATACTCGACGAAAAGTTACCACAGTTTTTCAAAGGCCTTATTTAATGACTAGTTCAGTATATCAAAATATTATTTATCCTCTAAAAATCAGAAAGCAAAACTATGATTCCCAAAGAGTAGAAAAAATCATTAATAAACTAGGGTTAACACAATTAAAAAATCAAAGAGCTGATAAATTATCAGGTGGAGAAGCTCAAAGAGTATCATTAGCCAGAGCGTTAATTTTTAATCCTGAAGTAATACTCCTTGATGAACCAACTTCAAACTTAGATCCTGCCAATGTAAAAATCATTGAAGACATGATTGCAGACTATAGAAATGAATTTAATGCAACTGTCGTAATGGTCACTCATAATGTATTTCAGGCTAAAAGACTGGCAACTAAAGTCAGTTTACTTTATAAAGGTAAAATAGTGGAAATAAACGATAAAGACGAGTTTTTTACTAATCCAAAGCATAAAGTTACAAAACAATTTTTATCAGGAGATCTTGTATATTAA
- a CDS encoding ABC transporter permease, which translates to MDAFISGLSEAIELLISFDPYVMNIISVSMMVSGIALLIAAIIGIPLGAFLGLTNFPGKHLVVALLYTGMGFPPVVIGLFVFILFSNVGPFGSLEWLYTTRAMIVAQSVISFPLVAGFTMTAVMGVNQNLLLQLKALGATRRQILWATVKEARLGVLVSVIAGFGAIISEVGAVMMVGGNIAGKTRVLTTAIVLETRQGNFGLAMSFGLILLTITFIVNFIMLHFQKRKLIGRD; encoded by the coding sequence ATGGATGCATTTATATCCGGACTTTCAGAAGCTATAGAGTTATTAATCAGTTTTGACCCTTATGTGATGAATATAATTTCAGTTTCAATGATGGTATCAGGAATAGCTCTTTTAATTGCTGCCATAATTGGGATACCATTAGGTGCTTTTCTTGGTTTGACTAATTTTCCTGGTAAACATCTGGTGGTTGCTCTTTTATATACTGGCATGGGTTTTCCACCCGTAGTCATTGGCTTATTTGTTTTCATCTTATTCTCAAATGTTGGCCCTTTTGGTTCCTTGGAGTGGTTATATACGACAAGAGCCATGATTGTTGCTCAATCTGTCATATCTTTTCCATTAGTAGCAGGTTTCACTATGACTGCCGTTATGGGAGTTAATCAAAATCTTTTGCTCCAACTAAAAGCTCTCGGAGCTACTAGACGTCAAATCCTTTGGGCAACAGTTAAAGAAGCAAGACTCGGAGTTTTAGTATCTGTTATTGCAGGTTTTGGGGCTATTATATCAGAAGTTGGTGCAGTTATGATGGTGGGAGGAAATATTGCAGGTAAAACCAGGGTCCTTACAACTGCCATTGTTCTAGAAACAAGACAAGGTAATTTTGGACTTGCCATGAGTTTTGGGTTAATTCTTTTAACTATAACTTTCATTGTTAATTTTATCATGCTACATTTTCAAAAAAGGAAGTTGATTGGCCGTGACTGA
- a CDS encoding substrate-binding domain-containing protein, which translates to MLQKTLALILGLTLTLTLIGCSEDETSVLTMATTTSTEDSGLLDELLPIFGDETGYEVDVITVGTGQALEIGRSGDADILLVHAKELEKEFVNDGYGTERFPVMYNDFVILGPTEDPAKVSEANDLDEAMSLIYQIGKEGDSTFSSRGDKSGTHVKETTLWEEFQLDIEGKEWYDSLGQGMGDTLIAANEMRAYSISDRGTFLSMEDSIENLQIVFEDDDMLTNPYGIIPVNPDTHENVNYEAANELVEFFVRDDIQQKISEFGIEEYGQPLFFPNTD; encoded by the coding sequence ATGTTACAAAAAACACTAGCTTTGATTTTGGGATTAACATTAACTCTAACTTTAATTGGATGTTCTGAAGATGAAACATCGGTATTAACTATGGCAACTACAACCAGTACTGAAGATTCGGGATTATTAGATGAATTGTTGCCAATCTTTGGAGACGAAACAGGTTATGAAGTGGATGTTATAACTGTTGGGACTGGACAGGCTTTAGAAATTGGACGAAGTGGTGATGCGGACATTTTACTTGTTCATGCAAAGGAACTGGAAAAAGAATTCGTTAACGATGGTTACGGGACTGAACGTTTTCCTGTAATGTACAATGATTTCGTGATCTTGGGACCTACAGAGGATCCAGCGAAAGTTTCAGAAGCCAATGATTTAGACGAAGCAATGTCTTTAATCTATCAGATAGGAAAAGAAGGAGATTCCACCTTTAGCTCAAGAGGAGATAAATCTGGGACTCATGTAAAAGAGACCACCCTTTGGGAAGAGTTCCAATTAGACATTGAGGGAAAAGAATGGTATGATTCCTTAGGTCAAGGTATGGGAGATACTTTAATTGCGGCTAACGAAATGAGAGCTTATAGTATTTCAGATAGAGGGACTTTTCTTTCTATGGAAGATAGTATAGAAAATCTCCAAATTGTCTTTGAAGATGATGATATGCTTACAAACCCGTACGGAATTATCCCAGTAAATCCTGACACCCATGAAAATGTTAATTACGAAGCAGCTAATGAGCTGGTAGAATTCTTTGTGAGAGATGATATTCAGCAAAAAATTTCCGAGTTTGGAATTGAAGAGTACGGCCAACCTTTATTTTTTCCGAATACCGACTAG
- a CDS encoding winged helix-turn-helix domain-containing protein — translation MKIKFKLWVENNDGELIIGEGLLKLLLAIKETGSISKASEKLNMSYRTAWGRLKKVEDRLNCKLIEKKYGGESGGGTTLTEKGDILLKNYDELYHKTENYVQEQFEEFLDSNFFKD, via the coding sequence ATGAAAATTAAATTTAAGCTTTGGGTAGAAAACAATGATGGTGAATTGATAATTGGGGAAGGTTTACTTAAATTACTTTTAGCAATAAAGGAAACAGGTTCTATAAGTAAAGCTTCCGAAAAACTAAATATGTCATATCGCACAGCGTGGGGAAGATTAAAAAAAGTAGAAGATAGACTTAACTGTAAATTGATTGAGAAAAAATATGGTGGGGAAAGTGGTGGAGGGACTACTCTTACTGAAAAAGGAGATATACTGCTAAAAAACTATGATGAGCTATACCACAAAACTGAGAATTATGTACAAGAACAATTTGAGGAATTTTTAGATTCTAATTTTTTTAAGGACTAG